The following coding sequences are from one Streptomyces sp. NBC_01232 window:
- a CDS encoding GNAT family N-acetyltransferase, producing MSQDLPDGYEISTDAARLDVGLLHRWLSEDAYWALGRSRQKQEDAIANSLNFGLYDQASGAQLAYARIVTDRSTFAWLCDVYVDPGARGKGLGGALVDAACAHLEPYGLRRVMLATADAHAVYARSGFEPLATPEKWMALGEQ from the coding sequence ATGAGCCAAGACCTTCCCGACGGTTACGAGATCTCCACCGACGCCGCCCGACTGGACGTCGGGCTCCTCCACCGGTGGCTGTCCGAGGACGCGTACTGGGCCCTCGGCCGCAGCCGGCAGAAGCAGGAGGACGCCATCGCGAACTCCTTGAACTTCGGCCTCTACGACCAGGCCTCCGGCGCGCAGCTCGCGTACGCCCGCATCGTCACCGACCGGTCCACCTTCGCGTGGCTCTGCGACGTGTACGTCGATCCGGGCGCCCGCGGCAAGGGGCTCGGCGGGGCCCTCGTCGACGCGGCGTGCGCGCACCTGGAGCCCTACGGGCTGCGCCGGGTCATGCTCGCCACCGCCGATGCGCACGCCGTCTACGCCCGGTCCGGCTTCGAGCCGCTGGCCACGCCCGAGAAGTGGATGGCCCTCGGGGAGCAGTAG
- a CDS encoding LacI family DNA-binding transcriptional regulator, producing MTARLADIAAQAGVSEATVSRVLNGKPGVAAGTRESVLAALDVLGYERPVKLRQRSAGLVGLITPELDNPIFPALAQVIGQALTRQGYTPVLATQTPGGSTEDELTEMLVDRGVSGIIFVSGLHADTTADMGRYDQLRGQGVPYVLINGFSDKVQAPFVSPDDRAAMVLAVTHLTALGHTRIGLAVGPKRFVPVLRKIEGFRLGMKERLGLGEAEVEELIQHSLYSLEGGQAAAAALISRGCTAVVCASDMMALGAIRAARQLGLKVPQDVSVVGFDDSPLIAFTDPPLTTIRQPVLAMGQAAVRTLLEEIGGTPAPHSEFVFLPELVVRGSTASGPGQRRRDS from the coding sequence GTGACCGCACGGCTAGCCGACATCGCAGCCCAGGCGGGGGTCAGCGAAGCCACAGTCAGCCGCGTGCTCAACGGCAAGCCCGGTGTGGCCGCAGGCACCCGTGAATCCGTGCTGGCCGCCCTCGACGTACTCGGCTACGAGCGGCCCGTGAAGCTGCGCCAGCGCAGTGCGGGGCTCGTCGGTCTGATAACTCCGGAACTGGACAACCCCATCTTCCCGGCACTCGCCCAGGTCATCGGCCAGGCCCTGACCCGGCAGGGGTACACGCCGGTGCTGGCCACGCAGACGCCCGGCGGGTCCACGGAGGACGAGCTGACCGAGATGCTGGTCGACCGCGGGGTATCCGGCATCATCTTCGTCTCCGGCCTGCACGCCGACACCACGGCCGACATGGGCCGTTACGACCAGCTCCGCGGGCAGGGCGTTCCCTACGTCCTCATCAACGGGTTCTCCGACAAGGTGCAGGCCCCCTTCGTCTCCCCCGACGACCGGGCCGCGATGGTCCTCGCCGTCACCCACCTCACCGCGCTCGGGCACACCCGCATCGGGCTCGCGGTCGGACCGAAGCGGTTCGTGCCGGTCCTCCGCAAGATCGAGGGCTTCCGGCTCGGGATGAAGGAGCGGCTCGGGCTCGGCGAGGCCGAGGTCGAGGAGCTCATCCAGCACTCCCTCTACTCGCTGGAGGGCGGCCAGGCCGCCGCGGCCGCACTGATCTCGCGGGGCTGCACGGCGGTGGTGTGCGCGAGCGACATGATGGCGCTCGGTGCGATCCGGGCGGCCCGGCAGCTGGGGCTGAAGGTGCCGCAGGACGTGTCGGTGGTCGGCTTCGACGACTCCCCGCTCATAGCGTTCACCGATCCGCCGCTCACCACCATCCGGCAGCCCGTGCTGGCGATGGGGCAGGCCGCCGTCCGGACCCTGCTGGAGGAGATCGGCGGTACGCCGGCCCCGCACAGCGAGTTCGTCTTCCTGCCCGAACTGGTGGTGCGCGGCTCCACGGCCTCGGGCCCCGGCCAGCGCCGCAGGGACAGCTAG
- a CDS encoding DUF389 domain-containing protein yields the protein MLTLSSVIAACGILTDSTATVIGAVASLVVPGSYDLLTDSQISSRTSPGLLDLVGALATGFAGAVALSRKDVAAVLPGVAIAISLVPPLVVTGVCAGQQAWWLALGALVLFLSNLLSMVFAGMVVFAALGFSRDGGPGGRRAPRRAYVMLGLLFAAVVLPLAANTVATVLLDAWTARTRSAAQKWLSDSPGAAVTSVDAQSRTLYVHVRSPGALPPIADLLDDLEGQVPDGVPIVVDATRGQQIIAGKVGD from the coding sequence ATGCTCACACTGTCCTCCGTGATCGCCGCGTGCGGGATCCTGACGGACTCCACCGCCACCGTCATCGGCGCGGTGGCCTCCCTGGTGGTGCCCGGCTCCTACGACCTGCTGACGGACAGCCAGATCTCCAGCCGGACCTCCCCCGGGCTGCTCGACCTGGTCGGCGCGCTGGCCACGGGTTTCGCCGGCGCGGTGGCGCTGTCCCGCAAGGACGTCGCCGCGGTCCTGCCGGGGGTGGCGATCGCGATCTCCCTGGTGCCGCCGCTCGTGGTCACGGGCGTGTGCGCCGGCCAGCAGGCGTGGTGGCTCGCGCTGGGTGCGCTGGTGCTGTTCCTGTCCAACCTGCTGTCGATGGTCTTCGCGGGCATGGTGGTCTTCGCCGCCCTCGGGTTCAGCCGCGACGGCGGACCCGGCGGTCGGCGGGCTCCCCGGCGCGCCTACGTGATGCTCGGGCTGCTGTTCGCCGCGGTCGTGCTGCCCCTGGCCGCCAACACGGTGGCCACCGTCCTCCTGGACGCGTGGACGGCGCGCACCAGGAGCGCCGCGCAGAAGTGGCTCTCGGACAGCCCCGGCGCGGCCGTCACCAGTGTCGACGCCCAGTCCAGAACCCTGTACGTCCACGTGCGCAGCCCCGGCGCCCTCCCTCCGATCGCAGATCTGCTCGACGACCTCGAAGGGCAGGTTCCGGACGGCGTGCCCATCGTCGTCGATGCCACGCGGGGCCAGCAGATCATCGCCGGGAAGGTGGGAGACTGA
- a CDS encoding bifunctional [glutamine synthetase] adenylyltransferase/[glutamine synthetase]-adenylyl-L-tyrosine phosphorylase: MTVPGRRSSTFIRLLRSGFTDPSAAARLLDTDALAAVRTDPVLLDALGATADPDLALLGLVRLAEAQPDGELPGLLDTLVSAKPLRDRLLGVLGASEALGDHLARHPRDWLSLITYEAADLHPGLPEFERGLADAHDPVALRVAYRRCLISIAARDVCGTIDVAQTAAELADLATATLRAALRIACAAAPEDAALCRLSVIAMGKCGGNELNYVSDVDVIFVGDSAPGADEAKALQAATRLASHLMRICSETTVEGTIWPVDANLRPEGRNGPLVRTLSSHLAYYQRWAKTWEFQALLKARAVAGDEALGAEYIAAISPLVWQAAERENFVADVQKMRRRVVDNIPAAHVDRELKLGPGGLRDVEFAVQLLQLVHGRSDATLHSGTTLDALHALAAGGYVGRADAAQLHDAYRFLRAMEHRIQLYRLRRTHLVPEDENDLRRLGRSMGLRTEPVAELNKAWRRHASVVRRLHEKLFYRPLLDAVAQLTPGETRLSPRAAGQRLEALGYADPASALRHLEALASGVTRKAAIQRTLLPVMLGWFADSADPDAGLLNFRKVSDALGKTPWYLRLLRDEGAAAENLARVLSAGRLAPDLLMRAPEAVALLGDPEGLQPRTHEALQQEVLAAVGRAENPEAAVAVARGVRRRELFRTTAADIIGSYGTEDNPAEEDHGALVDRVGGAVSDLTAATVAGALRAAVQSHYGDTLPTRFAVIGVGRFGGHELGYGSDADVLFVHEPREGVDEQEAAKAAQNVVAEMRRLLQLPTTDPPLLIDADLRPEGRSGPLVRTLSSYAAYYRRWSLTWESQALLRAEPVAGDADLGARFIELIDPLRYPMEGLGEDAVREIRRLKARMESERLPRGADPTLHTKLGRGGLSDVEWTVQLIQMRHAWAEPGLRTTRTREALAAAHAAGLIPTEEAQILDEAWVLATRVRNAVMLVRGRAGDTFPTEARELGAVGRYLGYAEGTAGEMLDDYRRITRRARAVVDELFYGA; the protein is encoded by the coding sequence ATGACGGTCCCGGGACGCAGGAGCAGCACCTTCATCCGGCTGCTCCGCAGCGGTTTCACCGACCCCTCGGCCGCCGCCCGGCTGCTCGACACCGACGCACTGGCGGCCGTACGCACCGACCCGGTGCTCCTCGACGCCCTCGGCGCGACCGCCGACCCCGACCTCGCCCTCCTCGGGCTCGTCCGGCTCGCCGAGGCGCAGCCGGACGGCGAGCTGCCCGGGCTCCTCGACACCCTCGTCAGCGCCAAGCCGCTGCGCGACCGCCTCCTCGGCGTGCTGGGCGCCTCCGAGGCCCTCGGCGACCACCTCGCCCGCCACCCCCGCGACTGGCTCAGCCTCATCACCTACGAGGCCGCCGACCTGCACCCCGGACTTCCCGAGTTCGAACGCGGGCTCGCGGACGCGCACGACCCCGTCGCCCTGCGCGTCGCCTACCGCCGCTGCCTGATCTCCATCGCCGCCCGCGACGTCTGCGGCACCATCGACGTCGCCCAGACCGCCGCCGAGCTCGCCGACCTCGCCACCGCCACCCTCCGCGCGGCCCTGCGGATCGCCTGCGCCGCCGCCCCCGAGGATGCCGCCCTGTGCCGGCTCTCCGTCATCGCGATGGGCAAGTGCGGCGGCAACGAGCTGAACTACGTCTCCGACGTCGACGTCATCTTCGTCGGGGACTCGGCCCCCGGCGCCGACGAGGCCAAGGCCCTCCAGGCCGCCACCCGCCTGGCCTCCCACCTCATGCGGATCTGCTCGGAGACCACCGTCGAGGGCACCATCTGGCCCGTCGACGCCAACCTCCGCCCCGAGGGCCGCAACGGGCCCCTCGTCCGCACCCTCTCCTCCCACCTGGCCTACTACCAGCGGTGGGCCAAGACCTGGGAGTTCCAGGCCCTCCTCAAGGCCCGCGCCGTGGCCGGCGACGAGGCCCTGGGCGCCGAGTACATCGCCGCCATAAGCCCGTTGGTCTGGCAGGCCGCCGAACGCGAGAACTTCGTCGCCGACGTCCAGAAGATGCGCCGCCGCGTCGTCGACAACATTCCCGCCGCCCATGTCGACCGCGAGCTCAAGCTCGGCCCCGGCGGTCTGCGCGACGTCGAGTTCGCCGTCCAGCTCCTCCAGCTCGTGCACGGCCGCAGCGACGCCACCCTGCACTCCGGCACCACCCTCGACGCCCTCCACGCCCTCGCCGCCGGCGGCTACGTCGGCCGCGCCGACGCCGCCCAACTGCACGACGCGTACCGCTTCCTGCGCGCCATGGAGCACCGCATCCAGCTCTACCGGCTGCGCCGCACCCACCTCGTCCCCGAGGACGAGAACGACCTGCGGCGCCTCGGCCGCTCCATGGGCCTGCGCACCGAACCCGTCGCCGAGCTCAACAAGGCCTGGCGCCGGCACGCCTCCGTGGTCCGCCGCCTGCACGAGAAGCTTTTCTACCGGCCGCTGCTCGACGCCGTCGCCCAGCTCACCCCCGGCGAGACCCGGCTCTCCCCGCGCGCCGCCGGCCAGCGCCTCGAAGCCCTCGGCTATGCCGACCCGGCCTCCGCCCTGCGCCACCTCGAAGCCCTCGCCTCCGGCGTCACCCGCAAGGCCGCCATCCAGCGCACCCTGCTCCCCGTCATGCTCGGCTGGTTCGCCGACTCCGCCGACCCGGACGCCGGCCTGCTGAACTTCCGCAAGGTCTCCGACGCCCTCGGCAAGACCCCCTGGTACCTGCGCCTGCTGCGCGACGAGGGCGCCGCCGCCGAGAACCTCGCCCGCGTTCTGTCCGCCGGACGCCTCGCCCCCGACCTGCTGATGCGCGCCCCCGAGGCCGTGGCCCTGCTCGGCGACCCCGAAGGCCTGCAGCCCCGTACGCACGAGGCCCTCCAGCAGGAGGTCCTGGCCGCCGTCGGCCGCGCCGAGAACCCCGAGGCCGCCGTCGCCGTCGCCCGCGGAGTGCGCCGCCGGGAGCTGTTCCGCACCACCGCGGCCGACATCATCGGCTCGTACGGTACGGAGGACAACCCGGCCGAGGAGGACCACGGAGCCCTCGTGGACCGGGTCGGCGGTGCCGTCTCCGACCTCACCGCCGCCACCGTCGCCGGGGCCCTGCGCGCCGCCGTCCAGAGCCACTACGGCGACACGCTGCCCACCCGCTTCGCCGTCATCGGCGTCGGCCGCTTCGGCGGCCACGAACTCGGCTACGGCTCCGACGCCGACGTCCTGTTCGTCCACGAACCCCGCGAGGGCGTCGACGAACAGGAGGCCGCCAAGGCCGCCCAGAACGTCGTCGCCGAAATGCGCAGGCTGCTCCAGCTGCCCACCACCGACCCGCCGCTGCTCATCGACGCCGATCTGCGCCCCGAAGGCCGCTCCGGCCCGCTGGTGCGCACGCTCTCCTCCTACGCCGCCTACTACCGGCGCTGGTCCCTGACCTGGGAGAGCCAGGCGCTGCTGCGCGCCGAACCGGTGGCGGGCGACGCCGACCTCGGAGCGCGGTTCATCGAGCTGATCGATCCGCTGCGCTACCCGATGGAGGGGCTCGGCGAGGACGCCGTACGGGAGATCCGCCGGCTCAAGGCCCGCATGGAGTCGGAGCGGCTGCCCCGCGGGGCCGACCCGACCCTGCACACCAAGCTCGGCCGCGGCGGCCTCAGCGACGTCGAGTGGACCGTCCAGCTGATCCAGATGCGGCACGCCTGGGCCGAACCGGGCCTGCGCACCACCCGTACCCGCGAGGCCCTCGCGGCCGCGCACGCGGCCGGGCTCATCCCGACCGAGGAGGCGCAGATCCTCGACGAGGCCTGGGTCCTGGCGACCCGGGTCCGCAACGCCGTGATGCTGGTGCGCGGCCGCGCCGGGGACACCTTCCCGACCGAGGCCCGCGAACTCGGGGCGGTGGGCCGCTACCTCGGATACGCCGAAGGCACGGCCGGGGAGATGCTCGACGACTATCGCCGCATCACCCGCCGTGCCCGGGCGGTGGTGGACGAACTCTTCTACGGCGCGTAG
- a CDS encoding CAP domain-containing protein, with product MQKHRKKSSYKKIVIGVGALAIVGVPTAAMACFDGQDDGNSRTRTASHQQQRPWQWQQTPSAAPTTPAPVDAPLPSETPSSSPSEASPSSPAAPAQPVVETTPPAQPKPAQPPVATEKPQAPQPSKTAAPPATGSVAQVLALVNQERAAAGCSAVSLNAKLTKAAQDHSADMASHSNMSHTGSDGSDPGTRITRAGYAWRTYGENVAYGYSTPEKVMEGWMNSQGHRENILNCAFKEIGIGLAQPGNYWTQAFGTAR from the coding sequence ATGCAGAAGCATCGGAAGAAGTCGTCCTACAAGAAGATAGTCATCGGCGTCGGCGCGCTCGCCATCGTGGGTGTCCCCACCGCCGCCATGGCCTGCTTCGACGGTCAGGACGACGGCAACAGCCGGACGCGGACCGCGAGCCACCAGCAGCAGCGCCCGTGGCAGTGGCAGCAGACGCCGTCGGCCGCGCCGACCACCCCGGCACCCGTGGACGCACCGCTCCCGAGCGAGACGCCGAGCAGCAGCCCCTCCGAGGCCTCCCCCAGCAGCCCCGCCGCGCCCGCGCAGCCGGTCGTCGAGACCACCCCGCCCGCGCAGCCCAAGCCCGCGCAGCCGCCGGTCGCGACGGAGAAGCCGCAGGCGCCCCAGCCGTCGAAGACCGCCGCCCCGCCGGCCACCGGCTCCGTCGCCCAGGTGCTCGCGCTCGTCAACCAGGAGCGCGCGGCCGCAGGATGCTCGGCCGTCTCCCTGAACGCGAAGCTCACGAAGGCCGCGCAGGACCACAGCGCCGACATGGCCTCCCACAGCAACATGTCCCACACCGGCTCCGACGGCTCGGACCCGGGCACGCGCATCACCCGCGCCGGGTACGCGTGGCGGACGTACGGCGAGAACGTCGCCTACGGCTACAGCACTCCCGAGAAGGTCATGGAGGGCTGGATGAACAGCCAGGGCCACCGGGAGAACATCCTGAACTGCGCCTTCAAGGAGATCGGAATCGGCCTGGCGCAGCCCGGCAACTACTGGACGCAGGCCTTCGGCACGGCCCGCTGA
- a CDS encoding GNAT family N-acetyltransferase, translating to MFTVRRAGPYDGDVLGEIHAAAWEAAYAPFFDPGFAADGVRSRRTRWHERVGQADTPILLAEHEGRPLALTAFRASATRPGLAEILSFYTHPDSWGSGIAAALMTETLRHLRDGGFARTHLWTLRDTPRSRRFYTKCGFTESGTVRPFDFGDGNPLTQVEYERTC from the coding sequence ATGTTCACAGTTCGGCGCGCCGGCCCGTACGACGGGGACGTCCTCGGCGAGATCCACGCCGCGGCCTGGGAGGCGGCCTACGCCCCCTTCTTCGATCCCGGGTTCGCCGCAGACGGTGTCCGGAGCAGGCGGACGCGGTGGCACGAAAGGGTCGGGCAGGCGGACACCCCGATCCTGCTGGCCGAACACGAGGGTCGCCCGCTCGCGCTGACCGCCTTCCGGGCATCCGCGACCCGGCCGGGCCTTGCCGAGATCCTCTCCTTCTACACCCACCCCGACAGCTGGGGCAGCGGTATCGCGGCCGCGCTGATGACCGAGACCCTGCGCCACCTGCGCGACGGCGGGTTCGCTCGCACCCACCTGTGGACCCTGCGCGACACCCCGCGCTCCCGCCGCTTCTATACCAAGTGCGGCTTCACCGAGAGCGGCACCGTACGCCCCTTCGACTTCGGCGACGGGAATCCCCTCACCCAGGTCGAATACGAGCGGACGTGCTGA
- a CDS encoding SMI1/KNR4 family protein, with protein MLMDHQECDVVVTAVAPVGCAVDADGHDGFIDRAKHPSWWADVPRAEVGDRMLAVVLDPTRTPARFSALPDDVRIARSLRHTQPLRRLCPPPGEARSVEWAVVEEAMGTALPADYKRLVDTYGGGVFAGMIWLLEPDCPEKMYDLFAQTAEREENLADFWEAGEAKPAELLEGDTRLVPWGYAEGSGHVLYWLVRPGVEPEEWTVILNEGRGPLWEAHPASCSQFLLEVVAGTTTSLYFSDHDDDIDPEDRFRFVPGSRPHG; from the coding sequence ATGCTCATGGATCATCAGGAGTGCGACGTGGTCGTCACGGCCGTGGCCCCGGTGGGATGCGCCGTGGACGCGGACGGGCACGACGGTTTCATCGACCGGGCCAAACACCCCTCGTGGTGGGCGGACGTGCCACGCGCCGAGGTCGGTGACCGGATGCTCGCCGTGGTGCTGGACCCCACCAGGACACCGGCCCGGTTCAGTGCCCTGCCGGACGACGTCCGGATCGCCCGGAGCCTGCGCCACACGCAACCGCTGAGGCGGCTGTGTCCGCCGCCCGGCGAAGCCCGGAGCGTGGAGTGGGCCGTCGTGGAGGAGGCGATGGGCACCGCCCTGCCGGCCGACTACAAGCGACTCGTCGACACCTACGGGGGCGGGGTCTTCGCGGGAATGATCTGGCTGCTGGAACCGGACTGCCCGGAGAAGATGTACGACCTCTTCGCCCAGACCGCGGAGCGCGAGGAGAACCTCGCCGATTTCTGGGAGGCGGGCGAGGCCAAGCCGGCGGAACTCCTGGAGGGCGACACCCGGCTGGTGCCCTGGGGGTACGCGGAGGGTTCGGGACACGTCCTGTACTGGCTGGTCCGGCCCGGGGTCGAGCCGGAGGAGTGGACGGTCATCCTCAACGAGGGCCGCGGCCCCCTCTGGGAGGCCCACCCGGCTTCGTGCAGCCAGTTCCTCCTCGAGGTGGTGGCCGGCACGACGACATCGCTCTACTTCAGCGACCACGACGACGACATCGACCCGGAGGACAGGTTCCGCTTCGTCCCCGGATCCCGGCCCCACGGCTGA
- a CDS encoding phosphatase PAP2 family protein, producing the protein MGESSVKTLETRTDVSSPTVAETETRPGSERTLMSRLRAPRRPRIWFEVLLIAVSYWIYSLIRNAVPEQKAAALANADWIWGVERTLGIAVEESVNHAVNSVTWLIVGMNYYYATLHFAVTIGVLVWIYRFHPGRYAATRMVLFATTGVALVGYYCYPLAPPRLMNGQNFIDTVLVHHTWGSMASGNLKQMSNQYAAMPSMHIGWSLWCGLTIFAVASAPWARILGLLYPTATLVVIVATANHFWLDAVGGMLCLAFGYTVSRSWYGSFAHHLPRHPEHAGPHPASELLNRVRGRA; encoded by the coding sequence ATGGGTGAATCGAGCGTGAAGACACTGGAAACCCGGACGGATGTCTCATCACCCACGGTGGCTGAGACCGAGACCCGCCCGGGGTCCGAGCGCACCCTGATGTCCCGGTTGCGTGCCCCGCGCCGGCCTCGGATCTGGTTCGAGGTCCTGCTCATCGCGGTCAGCTACTGGATCTACTCGCTGATCCGCAACGCGGTGCCCGAGCAGAAGGCGGCCGCCCTCGCCAACGCCGACTGGATCTGGGGCGTGGAGCGGACCCTCGGCATCGCCGTCGAGGAGTCGGTCAACCACGCGGTCAACTCCGTGACGTGGCTGATCGTGGGCATGAACTACTACTACGCCACGCTCCACTTCGCCGTGACCATCGGCGTGCTGGTGTGGATCTACCGTTTCCATCCCGGGCGGTACGCCGCCACGCGCATGGTCCTCTTCGCCACCACGGGCGTGGCCCTGGTCGGCTACTACTGCTACCCGCTCGCGCCGCCCCGGCTGATGAACGGGCAGAACTTCATCGACACCGTGCTGGTCCACCACACTTGGGGCTCCATGGCCTCGGGCAACCTCAAGCAGATGTCGAACCAGTACGCAGCGATGCCGTCCATGCACATAGGGTGGTCGCTCTGGTGCGGGCTGACGATCTTCGCGGTCGCCTCGGCCCCCTGGGCCCGGATCCTGGGCCTGCTCTACCCGACGGCGACGCTCGTCGTCATCGTGGCCACCGCCAACCACTTCTGGCTCGACGCCGTGGGCGGCATGCTCTGCCTGGCCTTCGGCTACACGGTCTCGCGTTCCTGGTACGGGTCCTTCGCCCACCACCTGCCCCGCCACCCCGAGCACGCGGGTCCGCACCCGGCGTCGGAACTGCTGAACCGCGTCCGCGGGCGGGCGTAA
- a CDS encoding glycoside hydrolase family 13 protein has protein sequence MTHDATAVELARSSSNVTATGGGWWRDAVIYQVYVRSFADSDGDGIGDLRGVRSRLPHLARLGVDAVWLTPFYVSPQADGGYDVADYRAVDPLFGDLSDADELVRAAHALGLRVIVDVVPNHTSEQHPWFRAALAGDPGARERYHFRPGRGAAGELPPNDWESIFGGPAWTRVAAPAGDGGTSRPEAGGDWYLHLFAPEQPDLDWSRPEVSAEFASVLRFWLDLGIDGFRIDVAHGMVKAPGLPDIGRGAQATLIGTEPLPFFDQDGVHEIHRSWRRLLDSYGGGRIGVAEAWAPTSERLALYVRPDELHQAFNFRFLNCPWDPAAMRTVIDESLAATTAVGAPTTWVLSNHDVVRHVTRYGGGARGLARARAAALLMLALPGSAYIYQGEELGLPEVVDLPDGARQDPAFLRTAGQDGLRDGCRVPLPWSGAEPPYGFGPTGSWLPQPAGWGDLSVAAQTGDPHSTLELYRAALELRRVMPGLGAPEAGSGPGAESGPGAGAGPEDEAAYPCGMRWQSAPEGVLLFTRPGFACTLNSRSVPVELPAPGRPVLSSAPVETDGRTVRLPPDSCTWWSS, from the coding sequence ATGACCCATGACGCGACGGCCGTCGAGCTTGCAAGATCTTCCAGCAACGTGACCGCGACCGGTGGCGGCTGGTGGCGCGATGCCGTCATTTATCAGGTGTACGTACGCTCCTTCGCCGACAGCGACGGGGACGGCATCGGCGACCTGCGCGGGGTCCGCTCCCGTCTCCCCCACCTCGCCCGCCTCGGGGTGGACGCCGTGTGGCTCACCCCCTTCTACGTCTCCCCGCAGGCGGACGGCGGCTACGACGTCGCCGACTACCGGGCCGTCGACCCCCTCTTCGGTGACCTCTCCGACGCCGACGAGCTCGTCCGGGCCGCGCACGCCCTGGGCCTGCGGGTCATCGTGGACGTGGTCCCGAACCACACCTCCGAGCAGCACCCGTGGTTCCGGGCCGCGCTCGCCGGCGATCCGGGGGCCCGTGAGCGCTACCACTTCCGGCCGGGCCGGGGCGCCGCCGGGGAGCTTCCGCCCAACGACTGGGAGTCGATCTTCGGCGGCCCCGCCTGGACCCGGGTCGCGGCGCCGGCAGGCGATGGGGGCACCTCCCGGCCGGAGGCCGGGGGAGACTGGTACCTGCACCTCTTCGCCCCCGAGCAGCCCGACCTCGACTGGAGCCGTCCCGAGGTCTCCGCTGAATTCGCCTCCGTCCTGCGGTTCTGGCTCGACCTCGGCATCGACGGCTTCCGCATCGACGTCGCCCACGGCATGGTCAAGGCCCCCGGCCTCCCGGACATCGGCCGCGGCGCCCAGGCCACCCTCATCGGCACCGAGCCGCTCCCCTTCTTCGACCAGGACGGGGTCCACGAGATCCACCGCTCCTGGCGCCGCCTCCTCGACTCCTACGGGGGCGGGCGCATCGGGGTGGCCGAGGCCTGGGCGCCGACCTCCGAGCGGCTCGCCCTGTACGTGCGCCCCGACGAGCTCCACCAGGCCTTCAACTTCCGCTTCCTCAATTGCCCGTGGGACCCCGCCGCGATGCGCACCGTCATCGACGAGTCCCTGGCCGCCACCACCGCCGTCGGCGCCCCGACCACCTGGGTGCTGTCCAATCACGACGTCGTACGCCATGTGACCCGGTACGGCGGCGGGGCCCGCGGCCTGGCCCGGGCCCGGGCCGCCGCCCTGCTGATGCTGGCCCTGCCCGGGTCCGCGTACATCTACCAGGGCGAGGAGCTGGGCCTGCCGGAGGTGGTGGACCTCCCGGACGGGGCACGCCAGGATCCCGCCTTTCTGCGCACCGCCGGACAGGACGGACTGCGCGACGGGTGCCGGGTACCGCTCCCCTGGTCCGGTGCGGAGCCCCCGTACGGCTTCGGGCCGACGGGCAGCTGGCTCCCGCAGCCCGCCGGCTGGGGCGACCTCAGCGTCGCCGCCCAGACCGGCGACCCGCACTCCACCCTGGAGCTCTACCGCGCCGCACTGGAACTGCGCCGGGTGATGCCTGGCCTGGGCGCGCCCGAGGCCGGGAGCGGGCCCGGGGCGGAGAGCGGGCCCGGAGCGGGGGCCGGCCCGGAGGACGAAGCCGCGTACCCCTGCGGGATGCGCTGGCAGTCCGCCCCCGAGGGCGTGCTCCTCTTCACCCGCCCCGGCTTCGCCTGCACCCTCAACAGCCGCTCCGTCCCGGTCGAACTTCCGGCGCCCGGACGTCCCGTACTTTCCAGCGCCCCGGTGGAGACGGACGGCCGGACCGTCCGGCTTCCCCCGGATTCGTGCACCTGGTGGTCATCGTGA